aaactaattaaaataagTTGGGACAACAAAGAAGTTTCTGTGCTAAAAATGTAGATATTTCCACTGGCtaatatatacaaacacataccaATAACATTGTAGGAAGTTTCTCGAGGCATACAGCTTCATACGAAATACACCAAAAAGAAGCATATGTACCAACAATTATGTCTTTATTGTGGACATGATAGAGTACGTTAAATGGAAACCTAAAATTACTGCTGGGTTGGAATCAAGCATTTCCACATCTTTATATCTTTTGCATACATGGTTCTCTTTGCCAGCAATGTGCTCCTGCCTCCCAAATAAATCGTATTCCTCCTTCAGGCTCTGCTCAATCATCTccacattcactcattcattcatttattcaataagtttTTACTGAGTACTATTTTCCAGATTCTATGCTAGATGCTAgggtgaacaaaatagacatcCTTTTCTCGTGGAGCTAACGGTCAAAAGTgaatccttccttcttccctgactTCCTCAAAGATAATCATTTCATTCTTGGTATTACCATCATTCATCAGCTTAACAAGTATCTAATGAGCACCTATCATGTAGGAGGCACTTGCCATATCATCTTGCAATTATTTACTTACAAATTTGCTTCCCCTATTTAACTATAAGCTCTTTGAGAAAAGAgactttatatatctttttattcccAGTACCTAGCACAATTTCCCGGAATATGGTAAATACAAAGTAAATGGTGAATAAATAATTGAAGTAAACTAAAATATTCCAGCAAATAGAACAGACTTTCTGCTATTTGAAAACTATCAGTAATGTCCCATAGGTTTACAAAAGTATCATCCCTGCTTTGCTAAAAACTTctgacaaacattttaaagatgtgaaaGATGGAAACCTGAGAAATGGTCAAGCTGTTCTAAGAGCTCCTGACGTATTACCAGGCAAGTCTTTCCCAAGATGGAACTAATAAGTTTATAGCATGATCCAtctaaattcaaaaaataatccaaagtAGAAATTAGTCTTAATTGGTTAAGACAGGTATTATGGCAATTTGATTTGGggatatttgaattaaaaaatacaacccTCTGCTCCAAAGGCATCTCCCCGGGAGTGAATGCCCCAGATCTCTACTGCAACTTGTAAACTGTAACATCTGCCACCCTGTCCCACCTCCCTGACCTCATCTCTTGCCGCTCTCCCCCTGCTCCTACAAATTAATGTCCTTGCTATTCCTTGAATATGCCCAGTAATTCTGCTTCAGGACCTTGgctcttgctgttccctctgcctggacagcTATTCCTCAGATATCTTGAAGGCTCACTCTCTCATTTCCTCACTTCTCTGCTAAGTATCAATTTTCTAGTGAGACCCTCCTTGACACCATGTCTCAAGCAGCAGATGGCTCCCCTGACTCTGGGTCACTCGTTAACCTACTTAGCctgctttaatttcttcatagtACTTCTCACCATCTGACATACTATGcatttaccatattttttttgtctgtctctCCTACTGGAATCTAAATTCTATAAGGCTAGGTATTTTGTGAATTCCACAAGCTAGGGATTTTGTAAACTCTACAAGGCTAATACTTTGACAGTATTTCTAGTGATTAAAAATGTGCCTTACACATAGATAAATATTTGCTTAGTGAATGGATTTGACCAATCTATCAATAACTGTGTATCAGCATTAACTCTCTATATTGTACCATGCTAACAACTGAAGACTACAAATCTGATAACAGAAACCCCCTGAATTTGTGCCTTCAGAATTTACTCTTTTAATATCTGATCTGCACCCTAATACTGATTCAGAAACTGAAATCTACCTAGTAAAACTgtattgctgaatttttttttgtctctccaAATCATCTTGTTTCAAAATCATTGCACTAGAAAAGGTATTTCTGTGAAGAACAACAGATTTCTAAGCACTTAGCAGTCTATATGAAAATGGGGATAGAAGTAGGGACATGATTCCTCCCACAAGATAGTTTTATTCTACTGGGGAACCACAAAGTGAAAGTACCATGTCTTCTATAGAGGAATTCTTATGAGAAAGCTTAAGCATAGCTAATTAGTTCTAAGTGGAAAAAAAGAGCTTTAAATTAAGAAACTCATTTTATTGACTATTAagggaaattttcattttataaaagcagGTATAGAAATAAATCAGTAGTTTTAACATGTTTAGTCAAAGTCATCAAATGCATAAAGTTgtcaagaaaaagaatattaaaaatttctaagacattcaagattcattaaaaaatatcacATCCGGGCAAGGAGTGGGAGCAGAGCGGAGGTGGAGATGGCGTCCCAGCCGCCACCTCCCCCGAAACCCTGGGAGACCCGCCGAATTCTGGGAGCCAGGCCAGGGCCAGGACCGGGCCCCACTTTCCAATCTGCTGGTTTGGGTCCTACTTCAGTGACAAGACCTGGACAACCAACACTTACCAGAGTGCCCCCACCTGTTCTACCAAGACCATCACAGCAGACAGGAAGCAGCAATGTGAACACTTTCAGACCTGCTTACAGTTGATTTTCTTCTGGATATGGTGCCTATGGAAATTCATTTTATGGAAGCTATAGCCCTTATAGTTATGGATATAATGGTGTGGGCTATAACCGCCTCTGTGTACATGATCTTCCACCCAGTAGATTTGTTCAGCAAGCTGAAGAAAGCAGCAGAGGTGCATTTCAGTCCATTGAAAGTATTGTGCATGCATTTGCCCCTGTCAGTATGATGATGGATGCTGCCTTTTCAGCTGTCTATAACAGTTTCAGGGCGGTATTGGATGTAGCAGATCACTTTTCTCGGTTAAAAATACACTTTACAAAGGTTTTTTCAGCTTTTGCACTAGTTAGGACTATAAGGTATCTTTACAGACAGTTACAGCAGATGGTAAGTTAAAGAAGAGGCTCTGAGAATGAGGATCTGTGGGCAGAAAGTGAAGGAACTGTGGCTTGCCTTGGTGCTGAGGATGGAGCAGCTAACTCAGCAAAATCTTGGCCAATATTCTTGTTGTTTGCTGTCATCCTTGGTGGTCCTTACCTCATCTGGAAACTGCTGTCTACCCATAGGGAGGAAGTAACAGACAACATCAACTGGGCAAGTGGTGAGGATGACCATGTAGTTGCTAGAGCAGAATATGATTTTGTTGCCGTATCTGAAGAAGAAATTTCTTTCCAGGCTGGTGATATGCTCAACTTAGCTCTCAGAGAACAACAATCCAAAGTGCGTGGTTGGCTTCTGGCTAGTCTTGATGGTCAAACAACAGGACTTATACCTGCAAATTATATCAAAATTCTTGGTAAAAGAAGAGGTAGAAAAACGATGGAATCCAGTAAAATTTCCAAGCAGCAACAATCTTTTACCAACCCAACACTAATTAAAGGAGCCACGGCTGCTGATTCTTTGGAAGAACAGGAAGCTGCCTTTCAATCTGTTTTTGTTGAAACTAATAAGGTTCCAGTTGCACCTGATTCCACTGGGAAAGGTGGTGATAAACAAGATCTTTGATATCTTTCATGTTTGCTTGCAATTGAACAGTACTTtagagtactttttaaaattatttctctgaaaaaagtTAATCTACAATCCAATTAAACCATTTGTTATTGGCTATTCCAGGTGTTTTGCTGCTAGAAATTATTAAAGTTATACACTAGTATGTTGGTCTGGTGACCTGTTCACATTTTACAAGTTATTGGATCATGAGGACATTTCACCTAGGTTTTAAGATTGTGGagactgttttcattttcaacttaTTTAAATCCCTAGGTTTATTGTAACAGTTAAGATTGATGAACTATAGAATATACAGTTTGCTACGACAGGGATCATTAATGCTTTTTAAACTTCTGAATTAATTTACTTGGAATCTTCAGAAATTGAATGATAACAGAAATATGAGAACAggcaaaaattctaattttttttttacaaccttaagtaaattgaataataaaattttctgatCTGTATTATATGCAGTGTTGGGTATATAATTGATATATACACCCACAATTGATACTATTAtcctttattgtatttttaaaaatttattttgaaaaggtcACCAGAAACATTCTGAAGAGATGGTTATAGAATGACAAGTATTTAGCCCCAGTAGTTTCCCctattgttttactatttttgcaaagtttgaaatttatctttcttataaattgtttccatttcttctgaGGATCATATAACTCAATATCTCTACCATATGACTAGTTTCCATCCTGGATAAACCAAAATATATGAAAGgtttactttcttttcctccaaCCAATACTCAAGTCCTTTGAGTGTGCACTTAATGATATCAGTTCTAGCAGTaatgatttttaatcttttcatagATTTCTAATTCTGCCTagtttaattagtttttaaaattccatattcaGGATGCTctttaaacattgaaaatatgtCCCATTGGATAcacatttcttttacatttagttaTTACTACAGAActgtaaataaaatgttcaattgccatttaacataaaaaaatatatatcaattatacAAAAGTTCTAAATAAACACATCTAGTCATCTCCTTTCCCTATTTCTGATAATTATCCGATGCATCTCAAAATTCCCtgtgaaatattaaagtattCAGTTGGAAACAACCAATTATCTGCTTTGGGTTTATACCAGATACTATCTTATCCTAGGTTCTcatagaaatgtaataaaaagcaCCAAGGGCTTActtaaatttatgataaaaataaaagtgagaatattctattaattaattattaattttcctAGTTATTAAGTTGACCTTACCTCTTATAGCCAGTTACTACcttaattttactcatttttccaaaattttttcatagtatttaacCCTCTCCCcaatacacaaatatacacatacatatgtatacacattcaCACAAAAAGGATCCTGATCAAAACCTACTTTTCAGTTTACCTATGACATCACATAAACCTTTCGCTCTAGCCATCTGGCTTTCTTTCCTGGCCCCTAAATTTTTTTAAGCAGGAAGGTGTTTTCATTTGCAAGCTGGTATTGCTTTGTAATTTGAAACTGGCTTGGCATTCTCTCTCAGAACTAATACATTTCAGGAACTCAGCTATAATGTGTATGATATCTTTGACCCTCAAAATACTGAGAAGagagctgggcatagtggtgtgtgcctataatcccagctactcaggaggctgaggcaggaggatcacttgaactcaggagttctagactagcctgggcaatatagtgagaccctgtctccaaaaaaatttttaaaaaattgagaagacTGTCAAACTTTGGATTAGGTTAAGCTGCAGATACACTGAGACTTCAGAAACAAGGGCTAGGGGATAGGTCTGGACCAGGATGGTGGTAGGATGACCAACACATCCTGCTTCACCTGGGATTTTCCCAGTTTGGGCACTGAAAATCCCAATGTCCCAGAAATCCCTAGAGTCCTGGGCAACAGGAGACAGTCATCTTGTGAGTGAGAGGTTGAAGGAAACTGAAATGACAGCAAATTGACATTTTAGGGTTGTCCAGTGAAGTACTTTGAAGGAATGGTAAGTGTAGATGTGGTTTTGAGAAGAGTCAAGGAGGGCCGAAGGAATCTAATTCAGCTCGTGAGGCAAGATGGCAATGACTGCAGACAGACAGCAAAAACTGAAGCCCAGTAATCTGGACTGGGTTGATGTGGATTTCTGGGTGTTTATGGGGCAAAAGGATACAAAGCCTATGGTGGGAAAGACAGCCCAGGCTCCATTTATTTGGTAGTACTGATGGTAGTGAAATGCCCTCTGATCTGGGGGAATAACTTTGCTGATGGAGAGCTTCAGGTTATATCTGTAAAATACAGTAGAAGAGAGATACAGATGAAATTAAGACTCAAGGGGTCACAAGGTGACATAGCTAAGAAGAGGCAGAGTTAAATTTTAAACCTATATCTTTTGGCCCAAAGTCTGTTGCTCAGACAACTTTTAAATAAACAGTTAtgatatttgcaagctatacatctgatacaGGGCTGACagctagaatctgtatagaactcaggaagataagcaagaaaaaatcaaacaaccccattaaaaagtgggcaaaggaaatgaacagaaacttttcaaaagaagatagactaatggccaacaaacatacaaaaaaatactcaacatctcttatcatcagggaaatgcaaatcaaaaccacaatgagatatcacttaaccacagtaagaatggcttttatcaaaaagtcctaaaacaacaaatgttggtgtggttgaggagagataggaacactcatatattgttggtgggactgcaaaggagtacaacctctatggaaagtagtgtggagatacctcaaatgactaaaagtagatctaccatttgatccagcaatttcactactgggtatctacccaaaggaaaaaaagacattctctacaaaagacatctgcactcaaatgttaatagcagcacaattcacaattgcaaagatgtggaaacaacctgagTGCCCAAtgatacaggagtggattaataaaatgtggtatatgtatgccatggagctctactcagccacaaaaacaatgtacctattgtattatcctggacggagctggagcccattcttctaagtgaagtgtcataagaacagaaaaacaaacactgcatgtacttaccattaaattggtactaactgatcaacactaatgtgcacgtatgggaagtaacattcatagggtgtcccgcaggtgggaggtaggaggaagggatgggtaaatccacacctaatgggggATTAGGTGCCCTCTGGCACACTTGtcaggcggtgcaaaggcaatttatgtaaccaaagcatttgtaccgccataatactctgaaactctaaacaaattctattttttttaaatccattctctCTCTTGTTGTGTCAGTGTCATCTcccatttctttgattattaaatTCTTTGAGGGTgactatttcttatttatttttgcaccttttaattagcaaaatattcaaaagagaataaacttttgataaatgttgaattaaacaaaattaaatgagacTTGCACATTCCTACCCTGttacttttacttttattcaGTGTTATGGCTTGCCTCATGGAATGCCCTTATTCAGATTCTGTTCAACCTTAAGGCCCAGCTCAAGTTACAGAATCTTTACTTGAGGTCACAGAGATCTCTCCCTTCTTGAAAATCTACCTCAGCAtttcatcttttcatgtatttaaatattattattctaaaaGGTATTAGTATCTCCTTTGTATCTTTTACTATTTTGCTTACAGCAAACGTCAATCAACACTGATCCTTGAAATCTGAAGCAAAAGTATGTCAATAAATTTGTTCTCTTAATTCACAATTCAAAACAGGAATGAacattgaaaacaggaaaaggatTCTAAACTTCCTAACAGCAGCCAGACATCACTACTATAGGCTGCTATTTAGTGTACAAAAGAATTCCTATTGTTTTTTATGAGGAACTAAGCTGCCCACATCTGAAACATAGTTATGTTGATAAGCTTatctttaaaagaacaaaaaattgtCACATGAAAACAGatttaagcatttttataaaataaaaatattgatagacAGTTGATACCAAAGTTGTTAAAAACGGAATACTTGTAATAAAACCTAACGAAACCCAATTACTTTGTGTGTGTGAAGGGGTATATTACCGCAAACCAAGTTCTGAAAATCAAGtttatgtctttattatttctaagtAACAGACCGGGAGACAGCtgagacaataaacaaataagaactATACCACTTACTAAgtataaaagtaaaatcaaataaacactttttacttttgaataaaatttttgctTAACTTGCTTTTGTTTGGTAATCATTAAGACCTCTAAATTACAAAGGGATTTTTTGTCATTGGTCCAAATCCCTACTAACCCAATTTGTTTTTAACAAGGCTGGGGAAACTCAGTATGTCATGAGAACTGACCTGGTTTTTGTCAGCAGCAGATAGCTGAAGTAAGAGTAACACCAAGAATTGTTACCTAATCACTGTTTTcagtgttgaaaaaaaaattctattccaGACTCCTCCTGAGATCACAGCTCCTCTGGCCTGTGTCACTCTGTTCTCCTCCTTGCCATGACTTCATACAGCTATCGCCAGTCGTCGGCCACCTGGTCCTTCGGGGGCCTGGGCGGGGGCTCCGTGCGCTTTGGGGCGGGGGGCGCCTTCCGCGCGCCCAGCATCCACGGGGGATTGGGCGACCTCGGCGTGTCTGTGTCCTCGGCCCGCTTCGTGTCCTCGTCCTCCTCCGGCTGTGGCGGGGGCTACAGTGGCGGCTGTGCCAGTGCCCGGGGCGGGTCCGATGTGGTGTCGGCGGGAACGAGAAGGCCACCATGCAGAACCTCAACAACCGCCCGGCCTCCTACCTGGACAAGGTGCGCGCCCTGGAGACGGCCGACGGCGAGCTGGAGGTGAAGATCCGCGACTGGGACAAGAAGCAGGGGCCCGGGCCCTCCCACGACTACAGCCACTACTTCAAGACCATGGAGGAACTGCGGGAAAAGACTCTTGGTGCCACCCTTGAGAACTCCAGGACCGTCCTGCGGATCGGCAGTGCCCATCTGGCTGCAGGTGACTTCCGAACCAAGTTGGAGACGGAGCAGGCCCTGCGTCTGAGCGTGGAGGCCGAGACATCAACGGCCTGTGCCGGGTGCTGGACGACCCGACCCTGTCCGGGACTGACCTGGAGGCGCAGATCGAGAACCTGAAGGAGGAGCTGGCCTACCTGAAGAAGAACCACGAGTAGGAAATCAGCTTCCTGAGGCGCCAGGTGGGTGGTCAGGTCAATGTGGAGGTGGATTCTGCTCCGGGCATCGATCTTGCCAAGATCCTGAGTGACATGCGAAGCCAATACGAAGTCTTGGCTGAACAGAACCGGAAGGATGTTGAAACCTGGTACATGAGCCAGATGGACATACTGAACAAGGAGGTCACCAGCAACAAGGAGCAGCTCCAGATTAGCAAATCCAAGGTCACTGACCTGCGGCGTACCCTGCAGGGTCTTGAGATTGAGCTGCAGTCACAGCTCAGCATGAAAGCCGCCCTGGAAGGCACCGTGGCAGAGACAGAGGCCCGCTATGGAGCCCAGGGGGCGCAGATCCAGGGGCTGATCAGCACTATTGAAGCCCAGTTGGCTGATGTGCGCACCGACAGCCAGCGGCAGAACCGGGACTACCAGCGGCTCATGGACATCAAGTCGCAGCTGGAGCAGGAGATTGCCACCTACCGCAGCCTGCATGAGGGCCAGGAGGCCCACTACAATGACCTGCCCACCTCCAAGGTCATCTAAGCAGGCTCCTGGGCTTCCACCCACCTGCAGAGGGATTCCCTGGGTAGGAGGCATGGGCAGGGAGGGACACTTACCAACCTGGCTCTTCCCCTGACCtgccaataaaattttatggCCCCGGGGGGGGGATTCTATTCCAGTCCAAGATTATAGTTATAAATGAATAATtccaaaatatcaattttatatgTGACATAGAAtgattatgattttaaaacactgatgGTAATGTCAGAGGCAGAATCAGTGGGAAGTGAATGAAGCACAAGTGACAGGGCCCCTTTGCACAAACCCCTTCCAAAGCCCAGAGAGGAACCCTAGCACTGTATTTAGTGATCATACACTTTGTACAACTTGTAAAAATAAGATGCATTAACTGCAACCAGTTAAGACCAGTGTCTCCTTTCATTATGACTTCTCCATTACCTCTCCTCAAGATAGGTGTGTTGGAGTGGCCACATGCAACTTAAGATCCAGCTGAGAGGCAGTTCAGTCCGGGATATATTTAGCTTGGATTTAGTGGGATAGGTTTATGTGATCTGCAGAATCTTGTATACAGGTAATTAAAACTAGCCAAGCAAGATCAAGACTGGCTTCTAGCAATACTCCTGTGTACTGACTCATCCAGAATTGTGACACAAGGATGCAGGTCCAGAGTTATATTATGGTGTGAATGTGTCCTAGGGTGCCTAGCACTGGCAGTATGTGGCCAAGTCAAGAAATTTGAAAGAGGTTTTCTCAAATTTGacaacaattctaaaattttagaagacATTATTAATAACAAGTTGTAAAACTaaaaaaagcttttcttctatcaataacaacaaaatctaACTTCAGATTCCACACATAAAATACTACCTGCTGTTATGGTCAGAATGATTGTGTTCGCCCCAAAATGAGTacgttgaaacctaatcaccaattgatggtattagaagggggcctttgggaggtgattaggtcatgagggcacaGCCCTCATGAAAGGGATtggtgctcttataaaagaggccctagATAGCTGCCTTAccccttccactatgtgaggacatagcaagaagacaccatctatgaaccagaaagcaggccctcaccagacaccaaatgtATCAGCACCTTGATggtggacttcccagcctctagaactgtgagaaataaatttatgttgtttataagccacacagcttatggtattttgttatagtggcccaaacagactaagacacccgGCATGGCATTGTCCTCCTActgtaaacaactagaaaatcagaatgaatatatgaaacaacagttttcaGATATTGCACAAAAGGTAGTGCTAAACTATGATCTCTAAAAAAAGGTTATGCATTAGTTGTGCGGTTAAATTTGTTCCAAAATGAAAGCCCACAATAACAAAGCTTAATGTCatgtcttgaaaaaataaaactaatgtgcaagttacttaattgTACACCAGAACAAATCCAGCACTTCTTCAATAAGGGCAAGAAAATCCAGTAACCCAGAATAAAATCTGGTATGCAATAGTAAAATTCGCAAGATCTGGCACTTAGTCAAAAGTTACCAGACATATAGAGAAGAAATTATAACCCACAGtaagtagaaaaattaatcaattagaaaatatatacagaaatgaaGCAGGTAACGAAATGAACAGACACGAACCTTAAAAACATCTATTGTAGgtattataaatatgctcaagaatgcaaaggaaaatatggagatgatggggaaaaaatatcaagacataaaaatatccaaatggAACTTACAGAGatcaaaaaatacaataactgaaataaagaCTATACCAGATGGGATTAACAATAAATTAGacactgtaaaagaaaaatcagtgaattaTAGAAACATCAACTATTGAAAATAaggcacacagagaaaaaattggaaaaaataaacaaagcattgGTGACCTGTGAGACAATGTCAAGCAATCTAACTTATACATAATTATTATTCCagaaataagacataaaattttttaaaggacataaacatttttgaaaaataatagttgAAATTTCTCCAAATTTGATAACAATTATTAACCCTACAGATCCAAGAATCTCAATGACTGTAaccagaagaaacagagaaaactaCTCTAAGgtaaattataatcaaattgctgaaaactaGTGATAAAGGTAAAATCTTAAATACCCAGAGAAAAAGAGACACATTATATTAGAGGAACAAAGACAAAGCTGACAGTAGATTTCTTATCAGATGGAATGCAGGCCAGAAGATAGTGAAAAGGCCTCTTTAAAGTacttacagaaaacaaaacaaaataaaacaaaattgtcaaCCTACAATTGTAACCCAgcaaaaaatatctttcaaaaatgtaggCAAAACACAGACTTTTCCAGATGAACAAATGCTAAGAGAATTAATCATCAAGAGACCTGcacaaaaagaaatgtgaaaggaaGTTCTTCACACAGGGGAAAATTGTGGACCTACACCAAGGAATGACAAGCACCAGAAACGGTAAATATGTGGACATGTATaagacacatttttctcatttttaatttctttaaaatatatttaagtgttTATTTACAGCAAATAGTAATGTATTGTGAGGTTcataaaatacatagaataaaaCATGACAATAAGAGCACAAAGGATAAGgagtattattataatattatttgaacatCGACTGATAtgttaaaaatactgaaaaacataaactgacaactacaaaaaaaatcagCCGATAGTGGAGATTAAATACtcaatcagttttttaaaagaggaaaaaaggaggggGGTTAAATAGGATAAATACAAAACCAATAGTGAATGGTAGACATAAACCAAACagtatcaataattacattaagtataaatggtctaaacactataatgaaaaatatatttcagattggATTTTCTAAAAGGTAgtatccaactatatgctgtctacaataAATTCCACTTAAATATAGAGATAGAGAtttgttaaaagtaaaagaatggaaaaaaatataccttGTAAATACTACTAAGAAGAATGGTAGAGTAGCTATATTAATCTAACctaaagtagacttcagaacaaGGGATAAAGTAGATGTAAAGAGAGACATTTCACAATGATAATGAATTCAATtaatcaagaagatataacaatcttAATGTGCATGCAATAGGAGAGCTTTAAAACACACGAAGCTAAAACTAAtagaactggaaggaaaaatatccaaatcCAGTTACAGTTGGATTTTCTAACATTCCTCtctagtaaatgaaaaaaaaaatcattaagcaTATAAAGACCTAAACATTATCAACCAACTTGACATAATTGACATATATAGGACACTCTACTCAATAGCAGAAGA
Above is a window of Lemur catta isolate mLemCat1 chromosome 3, mLemCat1.pri, whole genome shotgun sequence DNA encoding:
- the LOC123635342 gene encoding LOW QUALITY PROTEIN: peroxisomal membrane protein PEX13-like (The sequence of the model RefSeq protein was modified relative to this genomic sequence to represent the inferred CDS: substituted 2 bases at 2 genomic stop codons), which gives rise to MASQPPPPPKPWETRRILGARPGPGPGPTFQSAGLGPTSVTRPGQPTLTRVPPPVLPRPSQQTGSSNVNTFRPAYSXFSSGYGAYGNSFYGSYSPYSYGYNGVGYNRLCVHDLPPSRFVQQAEESSRGAFQSIESIVHAFAPVSMMMDAAFSAVYNSFRAVLDVADHFSRLKIHFTKVFSAFALVRTIRYLYRQLQQMVSXRRGSENEDLWAESEGTVACLGAEDGAANSAKSWPIFLLFAVILGGPYLIWKLLSTHREEVTDNINWASGEDDHVVARAEYDFVAVSEEEISFQAGDMLNLALREQQSKVRGWLLASLDGQTTGLIPANYIKILGKRRGRKTMESSKISKQQQSFTNPTLIKGATAADSLEEQEAAFQSVFVETNKVPVAPDSTGKGGDKQDL